The DNA sequence AAGTGAGACTGGCAAGGAGCCCCGAAGTTTGCACAAGCCCCCAGCTtttgcttctgcttcctcttcctttcaTGGGATGTGAGCAGAGTTTACCCTCAAGTCTACCCTGAGGAGGACAACAGAACAAACAAAGAGGGTAGTTTTGCTATAAGTTCAAGTCCCGTGAGTGTTCTTCTACAGCCATGTGCATGCCTGGGACTTCTGTTCCCCCCCCAGGCCCAGCTACCTGCCCACCCCACTCCATGTTCAGCTTCTTGGgacccagggcctggggctcctggggcaAAGGACCCTGACAGTATAGCTGgtgacaggggcaggaagagaagCCAGAGCCAGATCCCACAGGACTTGAAAGCCAGACCAAGGAGTGAGCTGGTCCTCTGCTGCTCTGCTAGGTCCTGCCCTGGCCCAACCCCAGCGCTGTGCCTCCTGCCTGCCAAAGATCCTGGTGCTTCAGGTTTTAGGCTCAGCTCGCTCAGAGCTGCTCCCCGAGGGTGGGAACTTGTGCTCCCTACTATATCCCCGCAACCATAAACGGTACCCAGCACCTGGCAGGTACCCACTAAACGTGTGTTGAGCCAGTGATTCACTTGCAGAACTGGAGGCCATAGCCGCAGTCTCCTGGTGATTCAAGGCCAAAGGTCAAACTTTCTCCCGAGCAGAAGCCCGGGGGCACTGTGGGGCCTGTGTCAGGGAACAGGCCCCAATACCTACTAGGCCCTCAAAAATAGTCATCAGAGTAATCGATCACAGGGTGCTTGGTGACATCCCAAGGCTGGGCTGGCAGAAGCCCTAGAGCATTCCTGCGTCTTCAGTTGGTTTTTGAGATGTCCTGATTGTGGGAGTGAGGCAAAGGATAGCCAGGTGGTCACCAGGTCCTATTGGTTCTTCCTTCCAAATGGCTCCTGTCCTGCCAGCCCCAAGCCAAACCAGGCCTCAAGTGCCTTCCACCCGAACTCTGCCCCACTGTCTGTGTTCCAGGGACACTGGCCACCCTAAGCTCCCCGACCTCCCCTGCTCCCAGATCAGGAATACATGAAGGGGTCCCAGTGAGATGAGAGGAGCGTTTAGAGCAGCGTGGAGAGGAGGTGCTGTCATGTCTTGGGGAAGGGACCCTGGAAGACAGGCAGGTAAGCCAAGGATTAACCCACCCTCAAGATTCCAAGAAGCCTCTTGTGCCCATTTTATAGGTCAGAAAATTGAGACACTGAGGGGTCAggtgacttgtccagggtcacacagcaagtcactCATTAATGCACTTGACAAGCTCATGTCAGTATTTACAGAAACTGTAGTACAGCAGTAGATGAAGCAACAGTGAGAGCTCTGGGGGACTGGGTCCCTGCCTGAGTTGGGAAGGCCTCCTGCTGGGCCCCCTGGGATAAGACTTCGGTCCCTCCCCAGGGGCTGGCCTGGCctcaggcctgggagggggtgatACCGAGCCCTGGGAAATAGGGCAGCCCTGGGCCTCTGGTGTCACCAGCacagtcccctccccctctctccactctactccttcccctccccctccccggctTTTGTTTCTTGGTCTCCAcagcctgcctctctctctctctctccctctccctctccctctctctctctctctctctctctctctctctctctctctctctctctccctccctccctctcccccctctctcttccctccctctctctttcctcccccgctctgtcactttctctctctcccccccaccccttctctgCTGTGGCCTCCCTTCCCCCTACTCCCAGTGCAAGTCTTTAAACTACAATCAGACAGCAATTCTGTTTCCTCTATTTCCCTGCCTTTGccatttcctctctctccaccccgGGGACTGAGGGTGTCCTGGTAGGGGACTGAGGGTGTCCTGGTAGGCGGCCGAACTGCATCTGCTCCAGCTCTGATGGCCCCTCATCTCATAGCCCAGTCTGTGCAGAGCCCGGGGCAGTCTCCCCTTTTTCTTGGACACTGTAGAGAGATTTTGTTCCGTGCTCTCTGATGGGAAAGAGGCCTTGCCCTGAGAAAGGAGGTGCCACAAGGGGGCCCAGGCCGATGACAAAAAGGGCCTTGAGGTGTGGGGCCCGTCCTGGCACCCAGATGGGGTGCACATGGCAGGctctcctcctgccctgggcAGCCCATTCCAGACATAAAACAGGAGGGTTGTGGCCTGTGAGGACGAGCTGGTCGGGGGTGCCAAAAAGATGTCctaggaggaggaggaataaTGACACTGGGCTTGCAGAGCCCCCGGCTTCCCACTGGCCATCCCTGTGCATGATAGATGAACACGCTTTCAAAACACAGGTGAATTAGATCCCGTCTGTCTTCTTTCTCTGGGGCTGTGTCTCAACAGAGCCCCTCCTACACAcgtacgtgtacacacacatacactgtcTGGCTGCCCCAGTGAACACTCAACCCCATGAGCCtcttaaatgcatatttacaGGGTGATGTGTGTCTGGTCAACCAAGTGTCCATCCAGTAAAAGAAAGTAGGGGCCTGACTGGCCAGACGGGCAGATGGGTTGATGGAGGCTTCCAGGAAAAAGCGCATTCTGATTGGAGACCCAAGAAGGGGCTTTGCCCTCGAGGGACACCCCAGTTCCCCAGTCTGGCCAGAGTTTTGGAACAGGTAGACCGGAACAGATCTGAGGCTTCACGTAGCAGTTTGCCCGGGGCCTGTCCATGCATTCCTGGGGCTCTTGGGAACCTGACGGGGGCAGGGCAGCACCTGGGAGCTGAGGACACTGGGCTCAGAGTCATGATGTGACCTCCTAGGTtgcaaagatggtggagtaaagcTGCAGATATGGAGCCCAAATGGGGTTGGGCTGTGGGGCTGGACAGGCCCAGGTGcagacccagctctgccctcactgACAGGGCACTCTTGAGCTTGCTACTTATGCCCCTGATTCCTGGGCTGTAGAGTGTGCCACAGctacccccaccccagtgccACCCCTGGGCTTGTTTCTAGGATTAAATGGCTCTCCTGGGACCTGATGAGCACTGTCATGGGAAGCTAGCTCTTCTGCCCAAGTCTGTGGTTAGTCATTGGCACCTCTGCGTCCCCTCACTTGAGAACAAACCCCTCGAAAGCAAGGACAGTGAGCAGGTCCCCGTTGACACCCAGGCACAGCTTCAGTCCTCTTGCCCTAAAGTCAAACCTCATGCCTGTTCCTATAGGAGAGGGACACCTGGTGGTCAAGGGCAGGTTTGCCTTGTACCTGCGGTCCTGATGTGAGCCTATGGAGTGGCTCCTATCACTCTTAGAAGGTCCCCCCTAACAGGGATGGAATATTACACGATTACCCTCCCTGTAGGGACCACACCAGACCTGTGCTCCAGCTCCTGCAGACAGCCGCTGGCTGACTTTTTCACCCTCTCATCTGCCAATAAAGCAATATTAAGGGTTTCTTTGCTTCTGTTCCCTTCAGGTGCCAGAAGAGGGGTGGTGCTAGCACTGGGGCCAGGAGAAGAGCACGGGGGAGGGAACTAACATTTCCACTGCGGTCCTTGTCCCATCTCCTCACTACCCCAGGAGTCAGGCACCACTTCCTGCTCTGCagagatgaaactgaggctcaggatgagACAGGATGTGCCTGAACCAGGAAAGGGCATAGCACAGATTTGGATTCAGAATCTGGGGCCAAGTCCCGGCACAGGCTTCGCTATTGAGGCCCAGCGCCTCCCCTCCACTGCCCTGCCTTTGGGGAAGTCTAGATAAAGTGCTGAGCTGCCTATTTTCTCAAGCCCACAGCAGACACGAGGGCAGCCGCTGGGTGCCGCTGCCGTGGGGGGCAGTGATGCTCCCCCCTCCACCGGGGGCTGCAGTGGGCACAGTGGCCTCCTCTGGACACCATGGGGGCAGGGACCTTCCTCATCCATCCTTCATCTCCAAGCACAGGGCCTGACCCATCACGGGGATTTAGCAGATATTTGTTGCACTAATCAGTGAATGAGTTCTCAGTCTCTGGAGATTGTCACAGAATTACCCACACCTTTGCTGAATTTGGGGCCCCAGAATGGAGAAATCTCTTAGCTCTGTGGTTTTCATTAGAAAAGGCTACTTCCAGAGATTTGGGCAGATTAAATAATAGTGGTCCTTTTCATTTGGTGAGGGCTTTATAATGAATTAAGCCCCTTCATCTAACCTGTGACCACTGGGCTCTCACAACCCTTCCATGGGAAGGTGTTTCCATCCCCATTTTTGGTTGGGGAAACTAAGATGCGGAAGTGATTCTGAACTGACTTTGCTTAGTCACTTGTatgtgacagagctgggacttgaggcCAAGATGCCTGACTCCCAGTTGAGTGCTCTTTCCAGcgtgggtgggaggtgggctcTGAATCAGGTTTCgctccccccaccgcccccaagCCTCTTCCTGGCAGACCCTGTGTCAGAGGTTTCATTCCATCTGACCCCTTCCATGAGAGCTCTGCTTTAAGCTTAATAGTTTAATCTTTAGTGTCCGTTTCAAGGAGGCTAAATTCCTCTCTggggtattttatttttagccGGCTTCAGGAAGGGGAAGCTCCTCTGGCCTGTGGGGGGAGGGAGACACCATGCTGGGAGCTGGTTTCCTGAGGAAGGGCCGCCGCCGACCATGCACCTGACCCTGGCCCTGGGAGGAGAGCTCGTGAAGCAGGCAGGAGCCACCCCATGCTTGTCTTTCCTCCTCCCTGTGGAGTGCCTGTGGTGTGCTGTAGTGtgccgggggaggggggtgggggggtggagtgCAGTCTGATGAGTATCCAAGGCCAGAGAGGAGGCCCTCCCACATCCGGGCCCACGGGGAGGGCTGGGAAGCCCCAGGAGCCAGAGGAATTTGAGAGAAGCCTGGGGGACTGCTGGAAGGGGCTAGGAGCTCAGCCAGGCTGGGGAAAGGGCAGCCTGGTGGGAGAATCCCTGTGCAAAGGCTGGGCCACACGGAGGGCACTGGTGCGGCCGGAGCTCCTAGGAAGGCAGGAAGCCGACACATCCAGGATTTGAACTGGGACAGGTGGGATCACCGGCTTTTTTAGAAACACCTGTTGGATCAGAGAGCGTGGCTGTGAACCTGGGAACCAGTGTTAGCATTCATTCCAGCCAGTTTTCTCAAACATGTTAGCTGTCACAGAGCTCTTCTTTCAAATGAGATCTTCTGCGGAATTCCAGTGTACAAATCAGACACGAGCTGTATTTTAATCAGTataaatttaagtatttaaatatcTAACATTTAGCTAATCAAGAACAATGACCTGTTGTGATAGACACAGTCATTTTGCATCAGGGCTGGTAGGTGGTAGCAGCTGTCTGACATCGGCCTTGGCacctaatttatttttgtgtgttgcCTTGTTTTTGccgaatatatatatttttaaaaaccaaaacacttcATTTACATGGCCAAGCCATTACAAATGGTGACAGTTGTTTAACACCTCACTGTACAGTCTCAAATTCTATGCAAAATTAATTATACCTTGGCAACAAAGTCAGTGAGCCtactgaatgtgttgcagggatAGATTACATTTGGGTAGATAagtctttaaaaatcagttttcaaagaagcagaatctttattttttgcAATTTTGGATCcaatttttgaggaacttctgAAGGACATGCTGAGCATAATTTGAGAACCACTAAGGAAATCCAACCTCCCTGTTtcacagatgggaagactgaggctaGCAAGGGGGCAAGGCTTACCAGGATCCCACAGGGAGATGGAGGAGATGGTCAGATACACAGAGGATGTCATTGCTCCCTGTCATTACAAGTGTGTCCTGTTCCCGAGGCAGGAATAGAAAGACATCAGGGACAGACACACCCAAAACTGGCCAAGCCTTTGctgagtgtgtgtctgtctgttgtCTGTCTGTGCAGCATTGAGCCAGCAGTGCTAATgttcccttctcctcctgcagCGATGCTCTCCTAGCCAGCCGCCACGGGATGGAGGGCTTCATGGACTCAGGGACACAGACGGATGCCGTGGTGGTGCTGTCCTTGGCTCAGGCCGCTGTGCTGGGCCTGGTCTCAGAAAATGAGCTCTTTGGAGCTACCATAAGCGCCGAAGCCTTCTACCCAGACCTGGGGCCGGAGCTGTCTGGGGCAGCCCTCGGGGagcctgggcctccggggcctgACGTCTACCAGCTGGCCTGCAACGGGCGGGCCCTGGAGGAGCCAGCAgaggaggaggtgctggaggTGGAGGCAGCCTTTGAGAAGCACACCCGGCGGAAGACACGGCCCCCCGTGCGGCTGGTGCCCAAGGTCAAGTGTGagaaagtggaggaggaggaggagcaggaggtcTTCGAGGTGTCCGTGCCTGGTGATGACAAGGATGCAGGTCCAGCAGAGGCCCTGGCTGAGGTGGCCAGTGGCGGCTGCGAAGCCCTGGTGCAGAGCAGCGCCGTCAAGATGATCGACCTCAGCGTCTTCAGCCGCAAGCCCCGGACGCTGCGGCACCTGCCCCGAACCCCGAGGCCAGAGCTGGACGTAGCCCCTTATGACCCCCACTTCCCTGACCCGGCCCGGGATGGCTTCCCTGAGCCCAGCATGGCACTGCCCGGGCCGGAGGCCTTGCCCGCAGAGTGTGGTTTTGAGCCGCCCCACTTGGCCCCGCTGAGCGACCCCGAGGCCCCCACCATGGAGTCCCCGGAGCCCGTGAAGCCGGAGCAGGGCTTTGTGTGGCAGGAGGCAGGCGAGTTCGAGGCGGACGCGGCTGGCTCAACGGTGGAACGCCACAAGAAGGCCCAACTGGACCGGCTGGACATCAACGTGCAGATCGACGACTCGTACCTGGTGGAGGCGGGTGACCGGCAGAAGCGCTGGCAGTGCCGCATGTGTGAGAAGTCCTACACTTCCAAGTACAACCTGGTGACGCACATCCTGGGCCACAACGGCATCAAGCCGCACTCGTGCCCGCACTGCAGCAAGCTCTTCAAGCAGCCCAGCCACTTGCAGACGCACCTGCTGACGCACCAGGGCACCCGGCCCCACAAGTGCCAGGTGTGCCAGAAGGCCTTCACTCAGACCAGCCACCTCAAGCGCCACATGCTGCTGCACTCAGAGGTCAAGCCCTACAGCTGCCACTTCTGTGGCCGCGGCTTTGCCTACCCCAGCGAGCTCAAGGCCCACGAAGTGAAGCACGAGAGCGGCCGCTGCCACGTCTGCGTCGAGTGTGGCCTGGACTTCTCCACCCTGACCCAGCTCAAGCGCCACCTGGCCTCCCACCAGGGCCCCACCCTCTACCAGTGCCTCGAGTGCGACAAGTCCTTCCACTACCGCAGCCAGCTGCAGAACCACATGCTCAAGCACCAGAACGTGCGGCCCTTCGTGTGCACGGAGTGCGGCATGGAGTTCAGCCAGATTCACCACCTCAAGCAGCACTCGCTCACCCACAAGGTGAGGCCGCCTCCCCTGCAAGGCCTGGCCCCTGaggcctcctctccttcctctctacctcccctccccctcccccaggggctTTGCCCCCAGCCTGAGGCTCTGCCCTCTCCTGCCTTGCTTTCATCCAGTGCTTCCCAAAGTGCTGGATGAGATCATTTAGGTGGTGaacatttcttcttcttatagttatttttattttgatgaatattagaaaaaatgtcattgaaattagttttttaaatagtaaaactttatttaaaaactttaaaaattgactGTTTGAGGAACCCCTGCAGGACCCAGGGAGCACAGTTGGAGAATCACTGATTCTCTGTTTTATGGCTGGGAGGACCAAGGCCAGGACGCCACAAGGACGGGGAGGAGATGGTCAGAAGTACAGAGGGCTTCCTTTGCTCCTCGTGGTTACACAAGCATATCACAACCTGTGTGACTTCCTTTTAGGGGAaagctaaaaatatttcattttaaaaggagatagatgtaaggaaaaatatttgttatGGAAAAGCACAGTTGGTTCTAGAATATGATGAAATGAGGCAAAGTGGTTTGTGGTTTGTGAAGACGGAAGATACAGACACACTGTTCCTATCCACTATGTCCCCAGGCATAACCTGGACCTCTCCtaccttcctcttccctccttcagGCCTCTGGCCACCCTGCCTTTCAGTCAACGCCACCTTCCTTTGAGAGGCCCTTACTTCCAGGCAGGGGGACTGAGTTCTCTCAGGTCCTATAGTCCCATTCTGGCACTTGGCCGTCCATAGTTGCAGCCCCAAATCCAACCAACTTCACACTTTGAAGATGAAAGTGCACAGAGCTTCCTCTCTCCGTAACGGCAGCCTTAGAGATACTGCAGGACAATCTTGTGTCCTCATCTCTCACAGTGGACACGACAGTGAGTGGGGGAGCAACAGCCTGCCAGGCCGAGAGTCCAgccttccccagcccaggggaCTGTTTCTGCTAGAGTGGAGATGGTTTGTAGGTTTCATTGCAGATGTGCCTCCATTCAATTGGTGTCACTACCTAGAGTGTAATGTTAAGAAGGATTCTGAAGCCGAACCTGGGCTGGGCTATAAAACTAGATGATTGATTATTTATGCCTGCAGGGGGTGAGAGTGGAGAGTGATAAGTATATGTGCTATATATTTGCCATCTTTCTCCTCTACTAGGAGACTTTAAAATCCCCACAAGTCCACAGagtgttaaaagataaataataccgtgaagaaaaaggggaaagcaaaaatcaaaggctaatagacacaacattgttaaatgactattactcaataaaaaaaagttaaaaaaaaatcaaaggctaataaaattgaaaacattcCCATTAGCAGCCTAAATTTGTAGGATGCGCACATCATGCACTTATATAGAGAGCTCCCAAAGGCAGGGCCCCCTGGTGGTCATACATGTCATCTTCGCTGTGTCAAGCAAGCATACAAGACAGGAGACAGCCCCTGTCAGCTAAGAGAAATAGAATCAGGAACCATTAcattataaaacaaaactttacCAATCAAGCGGTTGGGACAGCAGCTGTGACCACAGAAATGTGTCTGTTCCACTGGGATTCTACTAAAGTACTAGGTTTCTAGGAAAGAGTTCAGCTCCCGACTTTGGTTCTCACATTCCTCCCCAGACAATACACTGGGTCTCCTGTGCACACAGCACCTTGTCCTGCTCTGGGGGTCACCTCTAGACCATGGTAAAGCATGTTGATCATTCAAACCAGAGGGTTTTC is a window from the Camelus bactrianus isolate YW-2024 breed Bactrian camel chromosome 27, ASM4877302v1, whole genome shotgun sequence genome containing:
- the ZNF710 gene encoding zinc finger protein 710, with amino-acid sequence MEGFMDSGTQTDAVVVLSLAQAAVLGLVSENELFGATISAEAFYPDLGPELSGAALGEPGPPGPDVYQLACNGRALEEPAEEEVLEVEAAFEKHTRRKTRPPVRLVPKVKCEKVEEEEEQEVFEVSVPGDDKDAGPAEALAEVASGGCEALVQSSAVKMIDLSVFSRKPRTLRHLPRTPRPELDVAPYDPHFPDPARDGFPEPSMALPGPEALPAECGFEPPHLAPLSDPEAPTMESPEPVKPEQGFVWQEAGEFEADAAGSTVERHKKAQLDRLDINVQIDDSYLVEAGDRQKRWQCRMCEKSYTSKYNLVTHILGHNGIKPHSCPHCSKLFKQPSHLQTHLLTHQGTRPHKCQVCQKAFTQTSHLKRHMLLHSEVKPYSCHFCGRGFAYPSELKAHEVKHESGRCHVCVECGLDFSTLTQLKRHLASHQGPTLYQCLECDKSFHYRSQLQNHMLKHQNVRPFVCTECGMEFSQIHHLKQHSLTHKGVKEFKCEVCGREFTLQANMKRHMLIHTSVRPYQCHICFKTFVQKQTLKTHMIVHSPVKPFKCKVCGKSFNRMYNLLGHMHLHAGSKPFKCPYCSSKFNLKGNLSRHMKVKHGVMDIGLDSQDPMMELTGPDPSELDSQQEMEDFEENAYAYAGVDSSAEASVLTEQAMKEMAYYNVL